In the genome of Trueperaceae bacterium, one region contains:
- a CDS encoding type II toxin-antitoxin system prevent-host-death family antitoxin, with amino-acid sequence MKTISQRELRDRSAAVMDEVESGETIRISRRGVEVAELRPLAASAFVPTADMARRLKRFGSGGYWRLREEADELFGPGD; translated from the coding sequence GTGAAGACGATCAGCCAACGGGAACTGCGTGACCGCAGCGCCGCCGTCATGGACGAGGTCGAGAGCGGCGAGACCATACGCATCAGTCGCCGGGGTGTCGAGGTGGCCGAGCTCCGCCCGTTGGCGGCGAGCGCTTTCGTTCCCACTGCCGATATGGCCCGACGGTTGAAGCGGTTCGGGAGCGGTGGATATTGGCGCCTGCGGGAGGAAGCCGACGAGCTCTTCGGGCCCGGTGACTGA